One region of Saprospiraceae bacterium genomic DNA includes:
- a CDS encoding MerR family transcriptional regulator, protein MLIGELSEKSGFSRDTIRYYEKLGLLKMSRKNRLPNAYKDYPAETLLRLAHIKKLKHIGFTLTEIGGVLALFERNLASCEMLKKMGREKIEQMEEKIAELEHFKNAMRREIEQCDGNCFGIREQGCFV, encoded by the coding sequence ATGCTCATTGGAGAATTATCGGAAAAAAGCGGATTTTCACGCGACACGATTCGATATTATGAAAAACTTGGCCTGCTCAAAATGAGTCGGAAAAATCGCTTGCCCAACGCTTACAAAGACTATCCTGCGGAAACACTCCTGCGCTTGGCTCACATCAAAAAGCTGAAACACATCGGGTTCACGCTGACAGAAATCGGCGGAGTGCTAGCATTGTTTGAGCGCAACTTGGCCTCTTGCGAAATGTTGAAAAAAATGGGTCGGGAAAAAATCGAGCAGATGGAAGAAAAAATAGCCGAACTCGAGCACTTCAAAAACGCGATGCGCCGCGAAATCGAACAATGCGACGGCAACTGTTTCGGTATTCGAGAGCAAGGGTGTTTTGTATAG
- a CDS encoding 4-alpha-glucanotransferase has product MKIHFYLRYHTQFGESFSLRLDDGQSVALECLNDDLWHGSIEVKAKGGASIRYSYIFHDLNGNEKPEASTERIIAPAELPAGSVTVFDYYNPVGAVENVFDTQPFRQIFFPKNDSHAAKSTSPKAQFTHIFRVKIPLLKADEVPCLLGHGTALRNWDSAAPILLSKHENWWETRLDLSKEELPLGYKYGIWNTKTGRFTGFEEGGNRTVFAHPGANIHHDNYARFPNNTWKGAGVALPVFSLRSQQSWGVGEFADMRLLVDWAKSVGLKLIQLLPVNDSTATHTWLDSYPYSAVSAFALHPIYLNMEQLAGKKHAAMLKPFLKKQQELNSLEAVDYEGVLQTKWDIIRQLYELQKADWLNDAAWLEYYEANKHWLAPYAAFCWLRDANGTADFNQWPSHQTYKAAEVEKLFSPLNPANLVNPVKKNTPKSVNDFDQIAIHLFVQWHLHLQLKSATDYAHANGIAVKGDIPIGIYRYSCDAWVAPELYNMDKQAGAPPDDFAEKGQNWGFPTYNWERMKRDGFAWWRQRFEQMSLYFDAFRIDHILGFFRIWSIPLDAVEGILGQFVPALPVAEKEFHDAGIGFNHSRLCEPYITERVLWEIFGEDEVPFVRDHFLEKKQNSHHYALKAAFATQRKVEAWFGEQVANERNEKLRDGLYNLISNVLLFQEEKGKYHFRFGIEKTTSFQHLPDEVKEPLKNLYINYFYRRQDEFWKKEALEKLPDLKRSTNMLICGEDLGMVPHCVPDVMNELGILSLEVQRMPKQTGLTFFHPKDAPYLSVVTPSTHDMSTIRGWWEENRELSQRFFNETLGYEGTAPYFCEAWLNRAVIAQHFHSPAMWAIFQLQDLLGSDEKLRRENPHDERINVPANPKHYWRYRMHLTLEDLMQAEKFNADVRKLVGESGRG; this is encoded by the coding sequence ATGAAAATCCACTTCTACCTCCGCTACCACACCCAATTCGGCGAATCATTCTCCCTCCGCCTCGACGACGGGCAGTCCGTCGCGCTCGAATGCCTGAACGACGACCTCTGGCATGGCAGCATCGAAGTAAAGGCAAAAGGCGGCGCTTCGATACGATACTCATATATTTTTCATGACCTCAACGGCAACGAAAAACCGGAGGCTAGCACTGAACGCATCATCGCCCCTGCCGAGCTTCCCGCCGGTTCCGTGACGGTGTTCGACTATTACAACCCCGTCGGGGCAGTGGAAAACGTGTTTGACACACAGCCGTTTCGACAAATATTTTTCCCAAAAAATGACAGTCACGCTGCCAAAAGCACCTCGCCAAAGGCCCAATTCACGCACATTTTTCGCGTGAAAATCCCGCTCCTGAAAGCCGACGAAGTACCTTGCCTATTGGGACACGGAACGGCTCTTCGCAACTGGGACAGCGCCGCGCCAATCCTGCTTTCCAAACATGAAAACTGGTGGGAGACCCGCCTCGACCTTTCAAAAGAAGAACTCCCGCTCGGCTACAAATACGGCATCTGGAACACTAAAACCGGACGATTCACAGGCTTCGAAGAGGGCGGAAATCGAACCGTTTTTGCGCATCCGGGAGCCAACATCCACCATGACAACTACGCCCGCTTCCCCAACAACACTTGGAAAGGCGCGGGCGTGGCGCTCCCAGTTTTCAGCCTGCGCAGCCAACAAAGTTGGGGCGTGGGCGAGTTCGCCGATATGCGCTTGCTCGTGGATTGGGCCAAATCTGTCGGCCTCAAGCTCATCCAACTGCTGCCCGTCAACGACTCCACTGCCACACACACTTGGCTCGATTCGTACCCCTATTCGGCGGTATCGGCCTTCGCTTTGCACCCCATTTATCTGAACATGGAGCAGTTGGCCGGGAAGAAACACGCCGCGATGTTGAAGCCGTTTTTGAAAAAGCAACAGGAGTTAAATTCGCTCGAAGCCGTTGACTACGAAGGTGTGTTGCAAACAAAATGGGACATCATCCGCCAACTCTACGAGTTGCAAAAAGCCGATTGGCTCAACGACGCAGCATGGCTCGAATATTACGAGGCCAACAAACACTGGCTTGCGCCCTACGCCGCCTTCTGTTGGCTGCGCGATGCGAACGGCACGGCGGATTTCAATCAGTGGCCGTCGCACCAAACCTACAAGGCCGCCGAAGTAGAAAAACTTTTCTCACCCCTAAATCCTGCAAACCTTGTAAATCCTGTCAAAAAAAACACTCCAAAATCTGTCAACGACTTCGACCAAATCGCCATCCACCTCTTCGTGCAGTGGCACTTGCACCTACAACTCAAATCGGCGACCGACTACGCCCACGCCAACGGCATCGCCGTGAAAGGCGACATCCCCATCGGTATCTACCGCTATTCCTGCGACGCTTGGGTCGCGCCAGAACTCTACAATATGGACAAACAGGCTGGCGCGCCACCCGACGATTTTGCCGAAAAAGGCCAGAACTGGGGCTTCCCGACCTACAATTGGGAGCGCATGAAGCGCGACGGTTTTGCTTGGTGGCGGCAGCGCTTCGAGCAAATGAGCCTCTACTTCGATGCCTTCCGCATTGACCACATTCTCGGCTTCTTCCGCATCTGGAGCATCCCGCTAGACGCAGTGGAGGGCATTCTCGGGCAGTTCGTCCCGGCCCTCCCGGTCGCGGAAAAGGAGTTTCACGACGCGGGCATCGGCTTCAATCACAGCCGTTTGTGCGAGCCGTACATCACCGAGCGGGTGTTGTGGGAAATTTTTGGCGAGGACGAGGTACCCTTCGTGCGCGACCATTTTTTGGAGAAAAAACAAAACAGCCACCACTACGCTTTGAAGGCGGCATTTGCCACCCAGCGCAAAGTGGAGGCGTGGTTCGGCGAGCAAGTGGCGAATGAAAGAAATGAAAAATTGCGCGACGGGTTGTACAACCTGATTTCCAACGTCCTGCTCTTTCAGGAAGAAAAAGGCAAATACCATTTCAGGTTTGGCATCGAGAAAACCACTTCGTTCCAGCACTTGCCTGATGAGGTGAAAGAGCCGCTCAAAAATCTCTACATCAATTATTTCTATCGCCGTCAAGATGAATTTTGGAAAAAAGAGGCGCTCGAAAAATTGCCGGATTTGAAACGCTCCACCAATATGCTCATCTGCGGCGAAGACCTCGGCATGGTGCCGCACTGCGTGCCCGACGTGATGAACGAACTCGGCATCCTAAGCCTCGAAGTGCAGCGGATGCCCAAGCAAACTGGCCTGACTTTTTTCCACCCAAAAGACGCGCCTTATCTTTCCGTGGTGACACCCAGCACCCACGACATGAGCACGATACGCGGCTGGTGGGAGGAAAACCGCGAACTCTCGCAGCGTTTTTTCAACGAGACGCTCGGCTACGAAGGCACGGCGCCTTACTTCTGCGAGGCGTGGCTCAATCGCGCCGTCATAGCCCAACACTTCCATTCCCCGGCCATGTGGGCGATTTTTCAACTGCAAGACCTGCTCGGCAGCGACGAAAAACTGCGCCGCGAAAACCCGCACGACGAGCGCATCAACGTCCCCGCCAACCCGAAGCACTACTGGCGCTACCGGATGCACCTGACGCTGGAAGACTTGATGCAGGCGGAGAAATTCAATGCGGATGTGAGAAAGTTGGTGGGGGAGAGTGGGCGGGGATAA
- a CDS encoding DUF2326 domain-containing protein, whose amino-acid sequence MLVRLYSETNLLLHDVPFEPGINIVLGRYSGKKEATGVNGIGKSSLVRLINYCFLSRSAEKIFESNQYEFLRKDEHNIALEFQMGGKRYFIKRYFAEKSKVHFGTRPDRLEMYEKQEAKEVLNNIFFPTVDSRVVLEGNRFGTLLNFFVKDDLENQKRIEPLDFFDYSASTKDIALYNFFLLNLPTRNLARFAELTTESKSKSDTVTELTKTLEARTGRTVQEFRSEKLEIESRILRLERTLGDYKFLEQYKNIENELVELTKKINDRLEAYHSQNHELKRLRELYTQDFQVDTVQVQKIYNEVRETFGDLVRKKLDEVIAFRQEILENRNRFLLKKEQQLTLGIQNELSAISKLEEQRSVLYQKLKEKGALESIENIYKELINERSGLESAMSSVNEIDRLQEIIADQEVIISEVKRDIQQDLKDFESIVARHRASFKDILNNALFLGEGSEKAYFDVDIVTSARQQGNLPFKINVEIPKSKSHGNSRLKLIAYDLMVFLGNIRQGRKLPDFLIHDGVYHAISHKTKVNTLNYIAHEFNKNPTFQYIVTFNEDELEVPESKEDSFGTLDFNWRKNVVIELEDTPEKMLFKRDLT is encoded by the coding sequence ATGCTTGTCAGACTTTATTCAGAAACGAACTTACTTCTGCACGATGTGCCCTTCGAACCGGGCATCAACATCGTGCTGGGGAGATATTCTGGCAAAAAGGAGGCAACAGGAGTGAATGGCATAGGTAAATCCTCATTAGTAAGGCTTATCAATTACTGCTTCTTGTCTCGTTCCGCAGAAAAAATATTTGAAAGTAACCAATACGAATTTCTGCGAAAGGATGAGCATAATATCGCACTAGAATTCCAAATGGGAGGCAAAAGGTATTTTATCAAACGGTATTTTGCTGAAAAAAGTAAGGTTCATTTCGGTACCCGCCCTGACCGTTTAGAAATGTACGAAAAGCAGGAGGCCAAAGAAGTCCTAAACAATATTTTTTTCCCAACGGTGGACAGCAGAGTGGTGTTAGAGGGGAATCGCTTTGGCACCCTGCTTAATTTCTTTGTCAAAGATGACTTGGAAAATCAAAAGAGGATTGAACCGCTTGATTTCTTTGATTATAGCGCGAGCACAAAAGACATCGCTCTTTATAATTTTTTTCTCTTGAACCTGCCAACTCGAAATCTTGCACGGTTTGCCGAACTGACCACAGAATCTAAAAGTAAAAGCGATACGGTGACCGAGTTGACAAAAACTTTAGAGGCAAGGACTGGTCGTACTGTTCAGGAATTTAGGAGTGAAAAACTGGAAATCGAGAGCAGGATATTAAGGCTCGAGAGGACCTTGGGCGATTACAAATTTCTTGAGCAGTACAAGAATATTGAAAACGAGTTAGTAGAACTGACTAAAAAAATCAACGATAGGCTTGAGGCATATCATTCGCAAAATCATGAGTTGAAACGTCTTCGAGAACTCTACACCCAAGATTTTCAGGTAGATACAGTTCAGGTACAGAAAATTTACAACGAGGTTCGAGAGACTTTTGGCGACTTGGTTCGCAAAAAATTGGATGAGGTAATTGCTTTCAGACAAGAGATATTAGAGAATCGAAATCGGTTTCTTTTGAAAAAAGAACAGCAACTGACTCTGGGTATCCAAAATGAGTTGTCGGCCATTTCAAAATTGGAAGAGCAGCGCAGCGTACTTTACCAAAAACTGAAAGAAAAGGGGGCGTTGGAGAGCATTGAAAACATCTATAAAGAGCTCATTAACGAAAGGTCTGGTCTTGAATCCGCAATGAGCAGCGTGAATGAGATTGACCGATTACAAGAAATTATCGCAGACCAAGAGGTCATCATCAGCGAAGTAAAAAGAGATATACAACAAGATTTGAAAGATTTTGAAAGCATCGTAGCCCGACATCGTGCCTCTTTCAAGGACATTCTCAACAATGCCCTTTTTCTGGGCGAAGGAAGTGAAAAGGCTTACTTCGATGTGGACATCGTGACATCTGCTAGGCAGCAGGGTAATCTTCCTTTCAAAATAAATGTCGAAATACCCAAGAGCAAATCTCACGGAAACTCTCGACTAAAACTTATCGCATATGATTTAATGGTGTTTTTGGGCAACATAAGACAAGGTCGAAAACTCCCAGATTTCTTGATTCACGATGGGGTCTATCATGCTATTTCGCACAAAACTAAAGTAAACACACTCAATTACATTGCTCATGAGTTCAACAAAAATCCAACTTTTCAGTACATTGTTACATTTAATGAAGATGAACTCGAAGTACCCGAAAGCAAAGAAGATTCTTTTGGTACCCTTGATTTTAATTGGCGGAAAAATGTAGTTATTGAACTAGAAGACACACCTGAAAAAATGCTTTTCAAACGAGACCTGACATGA
- a CDS encoding radical SAM protein yields the protein MLKRCPEHGAEKVLIANDVEYYRNTRNYAKRSEMPRRFNTRTHFGCPYDCGLCPDHEQHSCLTIVEVTDRCNLTCPTCYAESSPHHGRHRTLEEIERMLDLVVANEGQPDVVQLSGGEPTVHPQFFEILDIAKRKPIRHLMLNTNGIRIAKDAAFTERLAGYMPDFEIYLQFDSLNPKVLESLRGENLLDVRMRALENLNKVNLSTTLVVTLQKGLNDGEIGNIIEFALQQKCVRGVTFQPTQAAGRFEHFDPATDRITLTEVRQEILRQSLIFQPEDIIPVPCNPDALAMAYALKIDGQVFPLTRYLNPQDLLDNSRNTIVYEQDERLHEHMIQLFSTGNSVECATEELHSIMCCLPQISAPNLGYDNLFRIIIMRFIDAYDFDVRAIKKSCVHIVSLDDEKIIPFETMNMFYRDPAKRAYLEQLRNETTTQLTTLSH from the coding sequence ATGCTCAAACGCTGCCCCGAACACGGCGCGGAAAAAGTGTTGATTGCCAACGATGTAGAATATTATCGGAACACCCGTAACTACGCCAAACGCAGCGAAATGCCGCGCCGATTCAACACGCGCACCCACTTCGGTTGCCCTTACGATTGCGGCCTCTGCCCCGACCACGAACAGCATTCTTGCCTCACCATCGTGGAAGTGACTGACCGCTGCAACCTGACTTGCCCGACCTGCTACGCCGAGTCGTCGCCCCACCACGGGCGGCACCGGACGCTGGAAGAAATCGAGCGAATGCTCGACCTCGTCGTAGCCAACGAAGGCCAGCCCGACGTGGTGCAACTCAGCGGCGGCGAACCGACCGTGCATCCACAATTCTTTGAAATACTGGATATTGCAAAACGAAAACCCATCCGTCACCTGATGCTGAACACCAACGGCATCCGCATTGCGAAGGATGCCGCGTTCACCGAACGGCTGGCGGGTTACATGCCTGATTTTGAAATTTACCTGCAATTCGACTCGCTGAATCCGAAGGTTTTGGAAAGTCTGCGTGGAGAAAATTTGCTCGATGTGCGGATGCGGGCGTTGGAAAATTTGAACAAAGTAAATCTGTCCACCACGCTCGTCGTCACCTTGCAGAAAGGCTTGAACGACGGCGAAATCGGCAACATCATCGAGTTCGCGTTGCAGCAAAAATGTGTGCGCGGCGTCACTTTTCAGCCGACACAGGCTGCCGGGCGTTTCGAGCATTTCGACCCGGCTACCGACCGCATCACCCTGACAGAAGTGCGGCAGGAAATCCTGAGGCAATCGCTCATTTTCCAACCCGAAGACATCATACCCGTGCCTTGCAACCCCGATGCGCTGGCGATGGCCTACGCCCTGAAAATAGACGGGCAGGTGTTCCCGCTCACGCGCTACCTCAACCCGCAAGACCTGCTCGACAACTCGCGCAACACCATTGTGTATGAGCAGGATGAGCGGCTCCACGAGCACATGATTCAACTGTTCAGCACCGGCAATTCGGTCGAGTGCGCCACCGAAGAACTGCACAGCATCATGTGTTGCCTGCCGCAAATCAGCGCCCCTAACCTGGGTTACGACAACCTTTTCCGCATCATCATCATGCGATTTATTGACGCTTACGATTTTGATGTGCGGGCGATTAAAAAATCCTGTGTGCACATCGTAAGTTTGGACGACGAAAAAATCATCCCTTTCGAGACGATGAATATGTTTTACCGCGACCCGGCCAAACGGGCGTATTTGGAACAACTGCGAAACGAAACCACCACTCAATTGACCACACTATCACACTAA
- a CDS encoding prolipoprotein diacylglyceryl transferase, with the protein MQYPLELHIGTATLSAHLLFEMLSYTLGYRLYAWQRARSQDPISDENRWWIFIGAAAGALLGSHLLGILENPEHFSQLNLLAWMSNKTIVGGLLGGLAGVEITKKIIGVTPSSGDLMTYPLILGLAIGRLGCHFAGLTDGTHGLPSSLPWAIDFGDGIPRHPVNFYEIIFLTALAGFIFLLENKGNARLSKFQKLEKSDLLANGARFKIFLIGYLIWRFFVEWLKPVYVSPFGLSTIQLACLVGLFYYRKTIFYPKTLSNN; encoded by the coding sequence GTGCAATACCCACTCGAATTACACATCGGCACAGCCACCCTTTCAGCGCATCTTCTTTTTGAAATGCTGTCCTACACGCTTGGCTATCGGCTCTATGCGTGGCAACGCGCTCGCAGCCAAGACCCTATCAGCGACGAAAACCGCTGGTGGATATTTATCGGCGCAGCGGCGGGAGCCTTGCTCGGCAGTCACTTGCTCGGCATTTTGGAAAATCCCGAACATTTTTCCCAACTGAATTTGCTCGCTTGGATGAGCAACAAAACCATCGTCGGCGGCTTGCTCGGCGGCTTGGCGGGCGTGGAAATCACCAAAAAAATCATCGGCGTCACCCCCTCCTCCGGCGACTTGATGACTTACCCACTCATACTCGGCCTTGCGATTGGGCGGCTGGGATGTCACTTCGCGGGCTTGACGGACGGCACGCACGGCCTGCCCTCGTCACTCCCCTGGGCCATTGACTTTGGCGACGGCATCCCGCGACACCCCGTCAATTTTTACGAAATCATTTTCCTCACCGCGCTCGCGGGTTTCATTTTTTTGTTGGAAAACAAGGGGAACGCGAGACTTTCCAAGTTTCAAAAACTTGAAAAGTCTGACCTGCTCGCCAACGGTGCCCGTTTCAAAATTTTCCTCATCGGCTACCTCATTTGGCGTTTCTTTGTCGAGTGGCTGAAGCCAGTTTACGTTTCCCCGTTCGGGCTTTCCACGATTCAACTCGCCTGCCTCGTCGGGCTTTTTTATTATCGAAAAACCATTTTTTACCCCAAAACACTTTCTAACAACTAA
- a CDS encoding NUDIX domain-containing protein, with amino-acid sequence MDNKQGTGIIVGRFQVLELTPVHERLIAVVQERHKRVIVFLGSNPAPSLYNPIDLELRQLMFNDRYGDDIVVEEMPDLPDDRIWSQELDRRILELRPEETVTLYGSEEDFVLRYSGRYHTEVLEPSEEEMKHTPQVEMGELRDFRAGMIYAHLRRFPTVYPTVDVAVFRNDGRELLLARKENETRYRFPGGFTDPSDGSYEEAALRELVEECGVMDIESLVYIGSCRIDDWRYRNSWDVVMTHLYACVFVEGDPQPNDDISELRWFELNKLSERSFVPEHQPLWEMLKAFLEESEKEI; translated from the coding sequence ATGGACAACAAGCAAGGCACAGGCATCATCGTCGGTCGGTTTCAGGTACTCGAACTCACTCCCGTGCACGAGCGGCTCATCGCCGTGGTACAGGAGCGACACAAGCGCGTCATCGTGTTTCTCGGCTCCAACCCCGCGCCCAGCCTCTACAATCCGATTGACTTGGAACTCCGCCAACTCATGTTCAACGACCGATATGGCGACGACATCGTGGTGGAGGAAATGCCCGACTTGCCCGACGACCGTATATGGAGCCAAGAACTCGACCGCCGCATCCTCGAACTGCGCCCCGAGGAAACGGTGACGCTCTATGGCTCCGAAGAAGATTTCGTGCTGCGTTACAGCGGGCGCTACCACACAGAAGTGCTGGAGCCAAGCGAAGAGGAGATGAAACATACGCCACAAGTGGAAATGGGAGAGCTGCGCGACTTTCGCGCTGGCATGATATACGCCCACCTGCGCCGCTTCCCCACCGTCTATCCCACGGTGGATGTGGCGGTGTTTCGAAACGACGGACGCGAGCTGCTGCTGGCCCGAAAGGAAAACGAGACCCGCTACCGTTTCCCCGGCGGCTTCACCGACCCATCCGACGGCAGCTATGAGGAGGCTGCCCTGCGCGAACTGGTGGAAGAATGCGGGGTGATGGACATCGAGAGCCTCGTTTACATCGGCTCTTGCCGCATTGACGACTGGCGCTACCGCAACTCTTGGGACGTGGTGATGACCCATCTCTACGCCTGCGTCTTCGTGGAGGGCGACCCCCAACCCAACGACGACATTTCGGAATTGCGCTGGTTCGAGCTCAACAAACTGAGCGAGCGTTCGTTCGTGCCCGAACACCAGCCTCTTTGGGAAATGCTGAAAGCGTTTTTGGAAGAATCGGAAAAAGAAATTTGA
- a CDS encoding polysaccharide deacetylase family protein: protein MFIAKTPKLLQAFMPAYTWRLDTQERVLYLTFDDGPIPEVTPWVLDTLRPYQAKATFFCVGDNVVKHPAIFQQILEEGHAVGNHTYHHLNGWHTDAVPYLNNVRRCARVVKSRLFRPPYGRLTPRQRMSLVRHFRIIMWDVLSGDYDVHISPQQCLQNVLDHAQPGSIVLMHDSLKAEHNVRFALPAVLEHFAGKGYRFEKIAMV from the coding sequence ATGTTCATCGCCAAAACGCCCAAACTTCTTCAGGCATTCATGCCTGCCTACACTTGGCGGCTCGACACGCAAGAACGGGTGTTGTACCTGACTTTCGACGATGGGCCGATTCCCGAGGTGACCCCTTGGGTACTCGACACGCTGCGGCCTTACCAAGCCAAAGCAACTTTTTTCTGCGTGGGCGACAACGTGGTGAAACACCCCGCCATCTTCCAACAAATACTCGAAGAGGGGCACGCCGTCGGCAATCACACCTACCACCACCTGAACGGCTGGCACACCGATGCCGTCCCGTATCTCAACAACGTGCGCCGATGCGCCCGCGTGGTAAAAAGTCGGCTCTTCCGCCCACCTTACGGGCGGCTGACACCGCGCCAGCGAATGTCCTTGGTGCGGCACTTTCGAATCATCATGTGGGACGTGCTTAGTGGCGACTACGACGTGCACATATCGCCTCAACAATGCCTCCAAAACGTGCTCGACCATGCCCAGCCCGGCTCCATCGTGCTGATGCACGACAGCCTGAAAGCCGAACACAATGTGCGTTTCGCGCTGCCAGCAGTATTGGAGCATTTTGCGGGGAAGGGGTATCGGTTTGAAAAGATTGCGATGGTGTGA
- a CDS encoding glutamate--tRNA ligase, whose protein sequence is MLKPRVRFAPSPTGALHIGGVRTALYNYLFAKQHGGTFILRIEDTDQNRFVPGAEAYIIETLKWVGLLPDEGVGFGGDAGPYRQSDRKDIYQRYARELVERGHAYYAFDTPEALDARRQSEENFTYNYLTRSSLTNGLTLSPSETQARIAAGEPCVVRLLVEPGQVIHVRDLVRGDVVFQSNELDDKVLLKADGMPTYHLANIVDDRLMRITHVIRGEEWLPSTAHHVLLYRGFGWEDTMPQFAHLPLILKPFGNGKLSKRDGAKFGIPVFPLEWNGATPDEHFSGFRDTGFLPEAVINFLALLGWHPGGEQEIFSLSELIEAFSIEHISKGGARFDYEKAKWFNQKYIQAADNAALATHIRPLAVAKGYAASDDFLAKVAALMKERVTFLPDFVEEGYYLFEPVRHYDNETLQKKWNAGLTPVFEELTARLATFEPFESRDLEGAVKNFISEKGLKPGDVLPLLRLAFAGTMKGPAVFDMATALGRAETVERLRRFLAHAASFHAVSV, encoded by the coding sequence ATGCTCAAACCTCGCGTTCGTTTTGCTCCCTCACCTACTGGCGCGCTGCATATCGGCGGCGTGCGTACGGCGCTTTACAATTACCTTTTTGCCAAGCAACATGGCGGCACATTTATCCTCCGCATCGAGGACACCGACCAAAATCGTTTTGTGCCGGGCGCTGAGGCTTACATCATAGAGACCCTCAAGTGGGTAGGGTTGCTACCCGACGAGGGCGTGGGCTTCGGCGGCGATGCTGGCCCCTATCGGCAAAGCGACCGCAAGGACATCTATCAGCGGTATGCCCGTGAGTTGGTGGAGCGCGGCCATGCCTATTACGCTTTCGACACGCCCGAAGCTTTGGATGCCCGCCGCCAATCGGAAGAAAACTTTACCTACAACTACCTGACCCGCAGCAGCCTGACCAACGGTCTGACGCTTTCGCCATCTGAAACGCAAGCACGCATCGCGGCAGGCGAGCCTTGCGTTGTGCGCCTACTGGTGGAGCCGGGGCAAGTCATCCACGTCCGCGACCTTGTGCGCGGCGACGTGGTTTTTCAAAGCAATGAACTGGACGACAAGGTGCTGCTCAAGGCCGACGGGATGCCGACGTATCACCTCGCCAACATCGTGGACGACCGCCTGATGCGCATCACACATGTCATTCGGGGCGAGGAGTGGCTTCCGAGCACTGCTCATCACGTCCTGCTCTATCGGGGTTTTGGCTGGGAAGACACCATGCCGCAATTCGCCCACCTGCCACTTATCCTGAAACCTTTTGGCAATGGCAAATTGAGCAAGCGCGATGGTGCCAAATTTGGCATCCCGGTCTTCCCGCTCGAATGGAACGGTGCTACGCCGGACGAGCATTTCAGCGGTTTCCGCGACACTGGTTTTTTGCCGGAAGCCGTCATCAATTTTCTTGCATTGCTGGGCTGGCACCCGGGTGGCGAGCAAGAGATTTTTTCTCTTTCGGAATTGATAGAGGCGTTCTCCATAGAACACATCAGCAAGGGCGGGGCGCGTTTCGATTACGAGAAGGCCAAGTGGTTCAACCAAAAATACATACAGGCGGCGGACAACGCCGCGCTGGCCACGCACATTCGCCCGCTCGCCGTGGCGAAAGGTTATGCAGCGAGCGACGATTTTCTGGCAAAAGTGGCCGCCCTGATGAAGGAACGGGTGACATTTTTGCCCGATTTTGTGGAGGAAGGCTACTACCTTTTTGAGCCAGTGCGCCACTACGACAACGAGACCCTGCAAAAAAAATGGAATGCGGGTTTAACGCCTGTTTTTGAGGAACTGACGGCGAGGCTGGCTACATTTGAGCCTTTTGAAAGCAGGGATTTGGAAGGAGCGGTCAAAAATTTTATTTCAGAAAAAGGGCTAAAACCCGGCGATGTGCTGCCGTTGTTGCGTTTGGCATTTGCTGGCACCATGAAAGGCCCGGCGGTGTTCGACATGGCGACGGCTTTGGGGCGGGCAGAGACCGTGGAGCGTCTGCGACGGTTTTTGGCACACGCGGCATCATTTCATGCCGTCAGTGTTTAG